Proteins found in one Roseinatronobacter sp. S2 genomic segment:
- a CDS encoding DUF262 domain-containing protein, giving the protein MTIYPQPKPDSRKYQDLINDIDKGIIKIPKFQREFVWPIEKTAALLDSIVKGYPIGTFIIWKTDHRMGDVKDIGNIPLPATPKDRQVEYVLDGQQRMTSLFAAFRGAKIQRANSRKETDFSEIYVDLASDLADDDQIVITELPPAPHKCVPLGDIIAFDWNVGMRLSAAGFSNDDLALAGKIKEAFTTYDFSLVTLTRNDIDSAIEVFTRINTGGSVLTLFEIMVAKTYDEERKFDMQERWNALEKRMKKVGFDGVSPSTILSLLSLILSKTGECKRTTILGLDKDAIIDEWDAVVSSLEGAVDYVRRAYRIPVSSLLPYDAMLVPLAYFLHTKKKAPSGNEILRLREFFWRAALTSRYSASSETMLSQDKRRMDEILIGDLTPWADLQKLDIENAQALIETNFSTGNARCKAILCLLAHEQPKDFDTNGTVSVDNVFLKTSASRNYHHFFPRSYLTKAGIGNENSIVNITLVSDQLNKNEIRARAPKDYIIAFQKTNPHMVASLASHMIDRHGMGIDEDDYGLFLAQRGEKIWAMIEERVNPVFATEEADASAS; this is encoded by the coding sequence ATGACCATTTACCCGCAGCCCAAGCCCGATAGCCGTAAGTATCAGGACCTGATCAACGACATCGACAAGGGCATCATCAAAATCCCCAAGTTCCAGCGGGAGTTCGTCTGGCCGATCGAGAAGACCGCGGCGCTGCTCGACTCCATCGTCAAAGGCTACCCGATCGGCACCTTCATCATCTGGAAGACCGATCATCGCATGGGTGACGTCAAGGACATCGGGAACATCCCCCTGCCCGCGACACCGAAGGACCGGCAGGTCGAATACGTCCTGGACGGTCAGCAGCGGATGACGTCGCTCTTCGCCGCGTTTCGGGGGGCGAAGATCCAGCGTGCGAACTCGCGCAAGGAAACGGACTTCTCGGAGATTTACGTTGATCTTGCATCAGACCTTGCCGACGACGACCAGATCGTCATCACCGAGCTGCCGCCCGCGCCACATAAATGCGTCCCCCTGGGCGACATCATCGCCTTCGACTGGAACGTCGGCATGCGCCTTTCCGCCGCAGGGTTTAGTAACGACGACCTCGCGCTTGCGGGCAAAATCAAGGAAGCCTTCACGACTTACGATTTCAGCCTCGTCACGCTAACCCGGAACGACATCGACAGCGCGATCGAGGTCTTCACACGGATCAACACTGGCGGCTCTGTGCTGACCCTCTTCGAGATCATGGTCGCCAAGACCTACGATGAAGAGCGCAAGTTCGACATGCAGGAGCGCTGGAACGCGCTTGAGAAGCGCATGAAGAAGGTAGGCTTCGACGGCGTTTCCCCGTCAACGATCCTCTCGCTGCTCTCTCTGATCCTGAGCAAGACCGGCGAGTGCAAGCGCACGACGATCCTTGGCCTCGACAAGGACGCGATCATTGACGAGTGGGACGCCGTCGTGTCATCGTTGGAGGGGGCCGTTGACTACGTGCGCCGAGCCTACCGCATCCCGGTGTCGTCGCTGCTGCCCTACGACGCCATGCTGGTGCCTCTGGCCTACTTCTTGCACACGAAGAAGAAAGCCCCGTCTGGCAACGAAATCCTGCGCCTGCGCGAGTTCTTCTGGCGTGCTGCACTCACCTCCCGCTACTCGGCGTCGAGCGAGACCATGCTCTCCCAGGACAAGCGGCGGATGGACGAGATCCTCATAGGCGACTTGACCCCGTGGGCGGACCTCCAAAAGCTCGACATCGAAAACGCGCAAGCCCTGATCGAGACCAACTTCTCAACCGGCAACGCGCGCTGCAAGGCGATCCTGTGCCTGCTCGCGCATGAGCAACCTAAGGACTTCGACACGAACGGAACGGTCAGTGTCGACAACGTGTTCCTGAAGACGAGCGCTAGCCGCAACTACCACCACTTCTTCCCTCGTTCGTATCTGACGAAGGCTGGGATCGGGAACGAGAACTCGATCGTCAACATCACGCTCGTCTCGGACCAGCTCAACAAGAATGAGATCCGCGCCCGGGCGCCGAAGGACTACATCATAGCTTTCCAAAAGACGAACCCCCACATGGTGGCCAGCTTAGCGTCGCACATGATCGACCGGCACGGCATGGGCATCGACGAAGACGACTACGGCTTGTTCCTCGCACAGCGCGGCGAGAAGATCTGGGCCATGATCGAGGAGCGGGTAAACCCGGTCTTTGCCACCGAGGAAGCTGACGCTAGCGCCTCCTGA